agtcCTGGAAAGGAAATGATGGAAGTCTCAATTTTACGTTAAAAAAGAGAGGCTAGTATTGACTTAAAAgattatatttctttatttttattggttattttgtttaatttgctTTAATTTATTAAGTCGTAATTCTTATAACTAATGGGTCTTAGAAACAGTGATGtgtgttttatttaatcataaataggtaacttatttatttcttgccTAAATAAAGACAACCTGTAATTTTGAGGGGTTCTAAGTTGGTAAATGGCCGCAAAATAGTTTTCATGCAgctactcaaaaaaaaaatttaactaatcAAGTTCTAAATTTGATTTCTAGAAATTATcagtttaagttttataaatctcaAAATCACTGGagatttacatggtcgttaacttcagggctcataaaattagtcgagatataCACAAGCAGGCCCGGATACTAAcgttaataaaagaaaatcttgTGAACGTTTTCTAAtcgtcacgagtttgaatctttttaggATTATGGAAGCTTgtataatcgttaattttataACCCATGAGATTAGTTGAAGTACACACAAATTGATCCGGacactcatattaataataataataataaaaaaatcttgttgtttactagatattattttttaaaatgtattaaaataatatatatttttttattttttaaaatttatattttatatcaacacttcaaaaaaaatataataattaaaaaaatataatttaaaataaaaataaaaataaaaactcaacattttttttttaaaaaaataatataattgaccCGTGTTTTCAAATACCGTGGGtccaaaagcattaaaaaacaaatcaagcatGCAGTATCCACAATCATCGATGGCGGAAGTCCAAAAGCCTCGAGGCTTAGCGTCCTAGGTGAGGTGGTTGTCAAGGCCCTCTTACAGGCAAAGCGAAAGCTTTATAAAGAGGGTGGGTCCCTAAAAAGACAACTACGTGACaacaatatcatatatatatatatcgtgaCAATAATATCATTCATGTCCATAATTTAATTGATGAGGAAGAATGAATATAAAATCCAGCACATGAGATTATTAATCCCTGCACCGCCAACTTTAGTATGTGCTATGTTGTACGATATAACTGAGATGTTTTGGACGGCCATGATATGGATTGAATTTCTCGACATGCCTTGATTTCATTTGAAGATGCTTTACAGGTTGTCACCATTAACAATTCATACGAGTTTTTGTTACTCGTGCCTGTTAGagtgacattttattttattttattttattagaaatgtAACTTGGTcatgtgtgattttttttccccgaAACTTAATAGCTAAGTTACTGTACCATGACATGAAGCTTCGAAtcatatttgaataattttctttttggagAATCTccgttttttaaatttagtaccgtttgtatttgaaaaaatttaaatttttatttgaaggaaGTGTTTCTGTCAACGCGCCTTTCTGGGCCAATCGAACCCAACCAACCAATCCAAACTAAACAACTCGCCGACGATCCATCCAACAGAGAGACAGAAAGGCTCCCAGCCTAGCCTTTAGAGGGAGCCAGCTCCTTCCTTCACATCTCCGCCGTCCACGTGCCAATCAATCCACACCCTGATCTTCTTTTCAAACGTGTGGTGCTGTCCCCATTCTAACGTGCCAGCTGCTTTCCCTTTCATTCTGATGactactattttattattatttttttagggttaataATTAATACCGATGCGGCGGGTCATACTGGGGTTCTCATAGAAGGTTCCTTTTCACAGATATAGCTTTCAAGCCTCGCTGTTTACCCCATCTTTCTTACTCTTAGGAGTATTTGCATTTAAGTCCCTATGACAAGTTTTTGCATTTAGATCCCTATACCATCTTTatcatcaaaattgaaaatgtcAGCATacttattaacaaaaacatgaaGGATGTGGGAAACGtattactaaatttatttttttgccgttcattaaaaaaaacaataactattaTTTTGGGGTAAATATGTCTTTTCacagttcatttttcattatgGAATTAATGCATCTTGCTCCTTTTAAACTTTTTTGTACATGGTAATTACTTAACCggctttaaaaatatatatattattcttttctaTCGTTGCCTTTTTTATTAGCCAGAGCTATAACCAAAGtcgtaaattttctttttttattatacacacTTGGGGCAcctaagcattttttttttttaagattatgatttttcagttttattttttagtatttgatttaatttaagatcaagatctgattttttttttctttgttttctatgagatcTTTCACTAATTTAAAAGCTACTCAGGTTATCTTGGTTTCTTTAGAAAGAGGGAAAAAGTACGCGTGAAAAAACCTTtagttttacttgttttttttttatattttaattataataattgtaATACAGGGTAGGTAGCAGACACTACCCAACCCAACAAAGAGATACAATGGACACAGAAGGGGCACAGCTGCAAACTTTCCTCCTCATTTTCTCCCTTGCATCCGAAGATCAGAGGTTTCTTAGTAAGAAAACACGAACAATATCTTATTATTGAAGGACAATGTCATCAAACAgaagaacaaaaatatcatgTCTTCTTAAAGTACTTGTTTATTGCTGTAGGGGGGGCCACAACCCTTTTTTCTCTGTTTGAATCAGGCCATGGAAAGGCCTATATAAGTAGGAGACCTGTGTGAGAGAAAGATCTCAAGTAAAGGAAGGAGAGCAGCCTTAAGACcctctttctttgtttgttagAAGGCAAGAAAAGAATCCATTGTTTACAGGAAGCTCCTTGTAACTTCTTGTTTAGCTCTCACTTCGAATGTTTTTGGTGGtactataaattaataaacattacCTCGTTCTTTCTTTCAAGAAACGcacctcttttttttgttttctaatttctttcttcCCCACCTTTGTTTCGTCTAGAAGCTATCTGTCTGGGGTTTTGTTATCTTCTGTCAAGCTCTCAAAAACTTGCCTTGGTAATTCTGACTTTTTATACTTCCGGAGAAGAATATTTTCAGAACCATTAAGAGACCATCTGTAACCTAAAAGATGGGAGTTAGTGGCACTTTGGAGTATTTATCTGACCTGGTGGGAAGCGGAGGCCATaaacacaagaagaagaagcagttGCAGACTGTTGAGCTTAAGGTCAGGATGGACTGTGATGGCTGTGAACTTAAGGTGAAGAATGCCATTTCTTCATTGAGTGGTATGTTGCCTGCCTTTTCACCtctcttgtttattttctgctgcactctgttttttttcctccttaaaTTTGCAGCTGAAGAGAAAGTGATACATTCGAAcctgattaaattaatttttgcgTTTGCCATTTATGTAGGGGTTAAAAAGGTGGAGATAAACAGAAAACAACAAAGGGTGACTGTTACAGGATATGTTGATTCAAGTAAGGTGTTGAAGAAGGCAAAGTCAACAGGGAAAAAGACAGAGATTTGGCCATATGTTCCTTA
This is a stretch of genomic DNA from Populus alba chromosome 11, ASM523922v2, whole genome shotgun sequence. It encodes these proteins:
- the LOC118058348 gene encoding heavy metal-associated isoprenylated plant protein 23, translated to MGVSGTLEYLSDLVGSGGHKHKKKKQLQTVELKVRMDCDGCELKVKNAISSLSGVKKVEINRKQQRVTVTGYVDSSKVLKKAKSTGKKTEIWPYVPYNLVAQPYAVQAYDKKAPPGYVRNVENTVTTGTVTRYEDPYTSMFSDDNPNACSIM